A part of Emys orbicularis isolate rEmyOrb1 chromosome 13, rEmyOrb1.hap1, whole genome shotgun sequence genomic DNA contains:
- the MPIG6B gene encoding megakaryocyte and platelet inhibitory receptor G6b — protein MGSAVWVLLALLAPGPLLGSSPRLEVRGARGQILLPCGARGPRLRWVWSPRYPKCAGDPGDQLEIAHLPPRPEPPLDQFKGRLDPHPSGLGALLLRDLVMSDSGTFTCHGESGAEPPIQLEVTGGTDRIKTKKRTKQEPPGPVYAPWKSHGLEPNQPKDAPCPRVEKEKSQAPCFTLKSSTHWWLEPQPLPHTAPRSMPLLSDPHPPRLHSPLLSTPS, from the exons ATGGGCTCGGCCGTCTGGGTCCTGCTGGCCCTGCTGGCGCCCGGCCCGCTGTtgg gttcCTCCCCGCGGCTGGAGGTGCGGGGGGCCAGGGGTCAGATCCTGctgccctgcggggcccggggtcCCCGGCTGCGCTGGGTCTGGTCCCCCCGATACCCCAAATGCGCTGGCGACCCCGGAGACCAGCTCGAAATCGCCCATCTGCCCCCCAGGCCGGAGCCCCCCCTGGACCAGTTCAAGGGGcgcctggatccccacccctccggcCTGGGGGCCCTGCTGCTCCGGGACCTGGTCATGAGCGACTCGGGGACCTTCACCTGCCACGGGGAGTCTGGGGCCGAGCCCCCCATCCAGCTGGAGGTGACAGGAG GAACCGacagaatcaaaacaaaaaagagaacaaaacag GAGCCCCCGGGCCCCGTTTATGCCCCTTGGAAGAGCCACGGCTTGGAGCCAAATCAACCGAAAGACGCCCCGTGCCCCAGAGTCGAgaaagaaaa gtcCCAGGCACCCTGCTTTACGCTGAAGTCCAGCACCCACTGGTGGCtcgagccccagcccctcccccacacggcGCCACGGTCTATGCCACtattgtctgacccccacccGCCCCGGCTccactcccctctcctctccaccccttcaTGA
- the ABHD16A gene encoding phosphatidylserine lipase ABHD16A isoform X1 produces MAKLLSCVLGPRLYRVYRDRGPARPSRDGDEAAEGAQDGSWESYYQPRTLEKHADSILALASVLWSISYYTSPLAMFYLYRKGYLTMSKVVPFSHYAGTMLLLLAGVACLRGIGRWTNPQYIQFITILEDSHRLGTPEIKKKLASYNFDFRSWPVDFRWDEVTSRSDSRGVSLMRPEPKHRSAANGFLHAIKKLPCQIASYIVAHTFGRRMLYPGSVYLLQKAVMPMLLQGQARLVEEYNGKRAKLLACDGNEIDTMFVDRRESSEPHGKKLVICCEGNAGFYEVGCLPTPLDAGYSVLGWNHPGFAGSTGVPLPQNEANAMDVVMQYAIHRLGFLPEDIVLYAWSIGGFTATWAAMSYPDISALVLDASFDDLVPLALKVMPESCRGLVTRTVRQYLNLNNGEQLCRYQGPVLLVRRTKDEIITTTVPEDIMSNRGNDLLLKLLQHRYPKVMAEEGARVVREWLEASSAVEEASVYSSYEVDEDWCLSVLSSYQAERGGHFPWSVGEDMTPEGRRQLALFLARKHLRNFEATHCTPLPPPAFRLPWHL; encoded by the exons ATGGCGAAGCTGTTGAGCTGTGTGCTGGGGCCGCGGCTCTATCGGGTCTATCGGGACCGGGGGCCGGCCAGGCCCTCCCGAGACGGGGATGAGGCAGCCGAGGGGGCCCAGGATGGTTCTTGG GAGTCGTACTACCAGCCGCGGACGCTGGAGAAACATGCTGACAGCATCCTGGCCTTG GCGTCGGTGCTCTGGTCTATTTCCTATTACACTTCCCCCCTGGCTATGTTCTACTTGTACCGAAAAG GATACCTGACCATGTCGAAGGTGGTTCCTTTCTCGCACTACGCTGGGACCATGCTGCTCCTTTTGGCCGGGGTCGCCTGCCTGAGAG GCATCGGGCGCTGGACCAACCCCCAGTACATCCAGTTCATCACCATCCTGGAAGATAGCCACCGCCTCGGCACCCCAGAAATCAag AAGAAACTCGCCAGCTACAACTTCGACTTCAGGAGCTGGCCCGTGGACTTCCGCTGGGACGAGGTCACTAGCCG GTCGGACTCCCGAGGTGTCTCGCTGATGCGGCCGGAGCCCAAACACCGGAGCGCGGCCAACGGCTTCCTCCATGCCATCAAGAAGCTGCCCTGCCAGATCGCCAG ctaCATCGTGGCGCACACATTCGGGCGCAGGATGCTGTATCCCGGCTCCGTCTACCTGCTGCAGAAAGCCGTCATGCCCATGCTGCTGCAGGGCCAGGCCCGCCTGGTGGAGGAG TACAATGGGAAACGAGCCAAGCTGTTAGCCTGTGACGGCAACGAGATTGACACGATGTTCGTGGACCGTCGGGAAAGCTCCGAGCCCCACGGCAAGAAATTG GTGATCTGCTGCGAAGGCAACGCTGGATTCTATGAGGTTGGCTGCCTGCCCACCCCCCTGGATG ccGGCTACTCGGTGCTCGGATGGAACCACCCCGGCTTCGCTGGCAGCACG GGCGTCCCCCTGCCGCAGAACGAGGCCAACGCCATGGACGTGGTGATGCAATACGCCATCCACCGCCTGGGCTTCCTGCCCGAGGACATTGTGCTGTACGCCTGGTCCATCGGGGGCTTCACAG CCACGTGGGCGGCAATGTCGTACCCGGACATCAGCGCCCTGGTGCTGGATGCCTCCTTCGACGACCTGGTCCCCCTGGCGCTCAAGGTCATGCCAGAGAGCTGCA GAGGGCTGGTCACCAGGACGGTGAGGCAATACCTGAACTTGAACAACGGCGAGCAGCTTTGCAG ATACCAGGGGCCAGTGTTGCTGGTCAGAAGAACGAAGGATGAAATTATCACCACCAC GGTCCCAGAAGATATCATGTCAAACAGGGGGAATGACCTGCTGCTGAAACTCCTCCAGCACCG GTACCCCAAGGTGATGGCCGAGGAGGGGGCGCGAGTCGTTCGGGAATGGCTAGAAGCTTCCAGCGCCGTGGAGGAAG cctcgGTGTACAGCTCCTACGAGGTGGACGAGGACTGGTGCCTGTCCGTGCTGAGCTCCTACCAGGCCGAGCGCGGCGGCCACTTCCCCTGGAGCGTAG GGGAGGACATGACGCCCGAGGGGCGACGGCAGCTGGCCCTGTTCCTG GCCCGGAAGCACCTGCGGAACTTCGAGGCAACACActgcaccccactgccccccccagccttccGTTTGCCCTGGCACTTGtag
- the LY6G6F gene encoding lymphocyte antigen 6 complex locus protein G6f — protein MTPIWILLLLQLRLTREEDAYVQKGQDRELPCGLVESLPGAEEVTWSYNAGVPGSSSVPLFRGAAGQALKKEAEARERLSVFRNHSLYLRGAEDGDTGTYWCSVQGATRNTYHLNVVTGTQMALTTGHTDMTCHQFSCTILDRQALPAVTWRVDGQRAQDTDGQGQHLVFSGSRAALLQACWNRSDQRARKKKRRVKCEVNGLQVTFNLAGKDPPAPNVGGPACSSAWIPLAVCAALEFLLLLALGAALWRRGQPDRRSHLADLPAHTQPDPPGPKSQAQLYENVGLSWDTQQGAPILPSHDGPISPCGATPAPQALCRGPGGAEPRVNTQRPPQGGSEAP, from the exons ATGACCCCCATCTGGATCTTACTCCTTCTCCAGCTGCGACTCACCAGAGAGGAAG ATGCCTACGTCCAGAAGGGGCAGGACCGGGAGCTCCCTTGCGGCCTGGTCGAGTCTCTCCCGGGCGCGGAAGAGGTGACGTGGTCCTACAATGCTGGTGTTCCTGGGTCCTCGTCGGTGCCGTTATTCCGGGGCGCGGCGGGTCAGGCCCTGAAGAAGGAGGCGGAGGCCAGGGAGCGGCTCTCCGTGTTCCGCAACCACTCCCTGTACCTGCGGGGGGCCGAGGACGGGGACACGGGGACCTACTGGTGTTCGGTGCAGGGAGCCACCCGCAACACCTACCACCTGAATGTTGTCACAG GGACCCAGATGGCGCTGACGACCGGCCACACCGACATGACCTGCCACCAGTTCTCCTGCACGATCTTGGACCGGCAGGCGCTGCCGGCGGTGACATGGCGGGTCGACGGGCAGCGGGCGCAGGACACCGACGGGCAGGGCCAGCACCTCGTCTTCTCGGGCTCGCGGGCGGCGCTGCTCCAGGCCTGCTGGAACAGGAGCGACCAGCGGGccaggaagaagaaaagacgggTCAAGTGTGAGGTGAACGGCCTGCAGGTCACCTTCAACCTCGCCG GGAaggacccccctgcccccaacgtGGGGGGACCCGCCTGTAGCTCCGCCTGGATCCCCCTGGCCGTGTGCGCAGCGCTGGAGTTCCTGCTCCTCCTTGCCTTGGGGGCGGCGCTGTGGAGGCGGGGGCAGCCGGACCGGAG GTCACACCTCGCCGACCTTCCCGCGCACACCCAGCCAG ACCCTCCCGGACCCAAATCCCAGGCGCAGCTGTATGAGAACGTGGGGCTGAGCTGGGACACGCAG cagggggcaccgaTCTTGCCCAGCCATGATGGCCCCATCAGCCCCTGTGGAGCGACCCCCGCCCCTCAAGCTCTGTGTCGGGGTCCGGGCGGAGCCGAGCCGCGTGTCAACACCCAGCGCCCCCCGCAGGGCGGGTCGGAGGCTCCCTga
- the ABHD16A gene encoding phosphatidylserine lipase ABHD16A isoform X2, with protein sequence MAKLLSCVLGPRLYRVYRDRGPARPSRDGDEAAEGGAAPHCPSWNSYYQPRTLEKHADSILALASVLWSISYYTSPLAMFYLYRKGYLTMSKVVPFSHYAGTMLLLLAGVACLRGIGRWTNPQYIQFITILEDSHRLGTPEIKKKLASYNFDFRSWPVDFRWDEVTSRSDSRGVSLMRPEPKHRSAANGFLHAIKKLPCQIASYIVAHTFGRRMLYPGSVYLLQKAVMPMLLQGQARLVEEYNGKRAKLLACDGNEIDTMFVDRRESSEPHGKKLVICCEGNAGFYEVGCLPTPLDAGYSVLGWNHPGFAGSTGVPLPQNEANAMDVVMQYAIHRLGFLPEDIVLYAWSIGGFTATWAAMSYPDISALVLDASFDDLVPLALKVMPESCRGLVTRTVRQYLNLNNGEQLCRYQGPVLLVRRTKDEIITTTVPEDIMSNRGNDLLLKLLQHRYPKVMAEEGARVVREWLEASSAVEEASVYSSYEVDEDWCLSVLSSYQAERGGHFPWSVGEDMTPEGRRQLALFLARKHLRNFEATHCTPLPPPAFRLPWHL encoded by the exons ATGGCGAAGCTGTTGAGCTGTGTGCTGGGGCCGCGGCTCTATCGGGTCTATCGGGACCGGGGGCCGGCCAGGCCCTCCCGAGACGGGGATGAGGCAGCCGAGGGG GGGGCAGCTCCCCATTGTCCATCATGGAAT TCGTACTACCAGCCGCGGACGCTGGAGAAACATGCTGACAGCATCCTGGCCTTG GCGTCGGTGCTCTGGTCTATTTCCTATTACACTTCCCCCCTGGCTATGTTCTACTTGTACCGAAAAG GATACCTGACCATGTCGAAGGTGGTTCCTTTCTCGCACTACGCTGGGACCATGCTGCTCCTTTTGGCCGGGGTCGCCTGCCTGAGAG GCATCGGGCGCTGGACCAACCCCCAGTACATCCAGTTCATCACCATCCTGGAAGATAGCCACCGCCTCGGCACCCCAGAAATCAag AAGAAACTCGCCAGCTACAACTTCGACTTCAGGAGCTGGCCCGTGGACTTCCGCTGGGACGAGGTCACTAGCCG GTCGGACTCCCGAGGTGTCTCGCTGATGCGGCCGGAGCCCAAACACCGGAGCGCGGCCAACGGCTTCCTCCATGCCATCAAGAAGCTGCCCTGCCAGATCGCCAG ctaCATCGTGGCGCACACATTCGGGCGCAGGATGCTGTATCCCGGCTCCGTCTACCTGCTGCAGAAAGCCGTCATGCCCATGCTGCTGCAGGGCCAGGCCCGCCTGGTGGAGGAG TACAATGGGAAACGAGCCAAGCTGTTAGCCTGTGACGGCAACGAGATTGACACGATGTTCGTGGACCGTCGGGAAAGCTCCGAGCCCCACGGCAAGAAATTG GTGATCTGCTGCGAAGGCAACGCTGGATTCTATGAGGTTGGCTGCCTGCCCACCCCCCTGGATG ccGGCTACTCGGTGCTCGGATGGAACCACCCCGGCTTCGCTGGCAGCACG GGCGTCCCCCTGCCGCAGAACGAGGCCAACGCCATGGACGTGGTGATGCAATACGCCATCCACCGCCTGGGCTTCCTGCCCGAGGACATTGTGCTGTACGCCTGGTCCATCGGGGGCTTCACAG CCACGTGGGCGGCAATGTCGTACCCGGACATCAGCGCCCTGGTGCTGGATGCCTCCTTCGACGACCTGGTCCCCCTGGCGCTCAAGGTCATGCCAGAGAGCTGCA GAGGGCTGGTCACCAGGACGGTGAGGCAATACCTGAACTTGAACAACGGCGAGCAGCTTTGCAG ATACCAGGGGCCAGTGTTGCTGGTCAGAAGAACGAAGGATGAAATTATCACCACCAC GGTCCCAGAAGATATCATGTCAAACAGGGGGAATGACCTGCTGCTGAAACTCCTCCAGCACCG GTACCCCAAGGTGATGGCCGAGGAGGGGGCGCGAGTCGTTCGGGAATGGCTAGAAGCTTCCAGCGCCGTGGAGGAAG cctcgGTGTACAGCTCCTACGAGGTGGACGAGGACTGGTGCCTGTCCGTGCTGAGCTCCTACCAGGCCGAGCGCGGCGGCCACTTCCCCTGGAGCGTAG GGGAGGACATGACGCCCGAGGGGCGACGGCAGCTGGCCCTGTTCCTG GCCCGGAAGCACCTGCGGAACTTCGAGGCAACACActgcaccccactgccccccccagccttccGTTTGCCCTGGCACTTGtag